In one window of Deltaproteobacteria bacterium DNA:
- a CDS encoding inorganic phosphate transporter, translating to MDPIWYLVIATVLVALAFDVINGFHDAANSIATVVSTRVLSPRVAVLWAAFFNFAAMFIFAPKVADTVSKIVKVQPKDPVYVYVVLAGLVGAIVWDLLTWWWGLPTSSSHALIGGFAGSGVAHKGWKALRWDKLMSTVKFIPLAPLIGLVLGSALMLSVFWIFRRWSPTRVDRSFRRGQLLSAALYSLGHGGNDAQKTMGIIVALLVAAGALDPHVDLSLRDSRTIWIILSCHAAMGIGTALGGWRIVKTMGMKVTKLKPAGGFCAETAGAFTLFLATHGGIPVSTTHTITGAIVGVGSTKRLSAVRWGVTTRILWAWLLTIPASAAVSFLTLHLLRLLRGA from the coding sequence ATGGATCCCATCTGGTACCTCGTCATCGCCACCGTCCTCGTGGCCCTGGCGTTCGACGTGATCAACGGCTTCCACGACGCGGCGAACTCGATCGCCACGGTGGTCTCGACGCGCGTGCTGAGCCCGCGAGTCGCCGTGCTCTGGGCCGCCTTCTTCAACTTCGCCGCGATGTTTATCTTCGCGCCGAAGGTGGCCGACACCGTCTCGAAGATCGTCAAGGTGCAGCCCAAGGACCCGGTCTACGTCTACGTGGTGCTCGCGGGGCTCGTCGGGGCCATCGTCTGGGACCTCCTGACCTGGTGGTGGGGACTCCCCACGAGTTCCTCCCACGCGCTGATCGGCGGGTTTGCGGGCTCCGGGGTGGCGCACAAGGGCTGGAAGGCCCTGCGCTGGGACAAGCTCATGAGCACGGTGAAGTTCATCCCGCTCGCTCCGCTCATCGGGCTCGTGCTGGGCTCCGCGCTCATGCTCTCGGTCTTCTGGATCTTCCGGCGCTGGTCGCCCACCCGGGTGGATCGCAGCTTTCGCCGGGGGCAGCTTCTCTCGGCGGCGCTCTACTCCCTCGGGCACGGCGGCAACGACGCGCAGAAGACCATGGGTATCATCGTGGCGCTCCTCGTCGCCGCGGGGGCGCTCGACCCGCACGTGGACCTCTCGCTGCGCGACAGCCGGACCATCTGGATCATCCTCTCGTGCCACGCGGCGATGGGGATCGGCACGGCCCTCGGCGGGTGGCGCATCGTGAAGACCATGGGGATGAAGGTGACGAAGCTGAAGCCCGCGGGCGGGTTCTGCGCCGAGACGGCCGGGGCCTTCACCCTCTTTCTCGCGACCCACGGGGGGATCCCCGTCTCCACCACGCACACCATCACGGGAGCCATCGTCGGCGTGGGCTCGACCAAACGCCTGTCGGCCGTGCGCTGGGGCGTCACGACGCGCATCCTCTGGGCCTGGCTCCTCACCATCCCGGCGTCGGCGGCGGTCTCCTTCCTGACGCTGCACCTCTTGCGCCTGCTACGCGGTGCGTGA
- the ppx gene encoding exopolyphosphatase: MARRASTPVGLVTAAPARSEGDTIAGVDLGSNSFHLIVARVVGGHFDVLDRRRERVLLGAGLDDERRLTADAETRALDCLSRFRQRLRDLPPAMVRAVGTNTLRQARDARAFLRRARRALGHPIEVISGREEARLTYLGVAHDLAEEHGRRLVVDIGGGSTEVILGERFEPQLTDSLYMGCVGYTQRFFPTGRIGRAEFAQAEIAAGQELQPIQRPYGAMGWRTCVGSSGTIVTIGQILRATGWAERDVTLKGLRKLKKALLVAGHVRRLKLPLLHAERASVLPGGLAILCAVFDALGIEAMRPSSGALREGLLYDLLGRIRHEDIRDQTVRRFCERYQVDLEQAARVEATALACLERVALPWSLFDPSARRALSWAARLHEAGLSVAHAGYHKHGAYLISNADLPGFSRDGQALLSALVRGHRRKLPRPLTPGASPELARQTLRLCVLLRLAVLLHRDRGPRPAPQLTLVPKKESLTVVFPPGWLEEHPLTRADLEEETARLRVVGFKLSWT, encoded by the coding sequence ATGGCCCGTCGCGCCTCCACCCCCGTCGGCCTCGTCACCGCCGCGCCGGCCCGCAGCGAGGGCGACACGATCGCCGGGGTGGATCTCGGCTCGAACAGCTTCCACCTCATCGTGGCGCGCGTGGTGGGGGGCCACTTCGACGTGCTCGACCGCCGACGAGAGCGCGTGCTGCTCGGCGCCGGCCTCGACGACGAGAGACGCCTCACGGCCGACGCCGAGACGCGGGCCCTGGACTGCCTCTCCCGCTTCCGCCAGCGGCTGCGAGACCTCCCACCGGCCATGGTGCGGGCCGTCGGCACCAACACCCTGCGCCAGGCGCGCGACGCCCGCGCCTTTCTGCGCCGGGCCCGGCGCGCGCTCGGCCATCCCATCGAGGTGATCTCGGGACGCGAGGAGGCGCGGCTCACCTACCTCGGCGTGGCGCACGACCTGGCCGAGGAGCACGGTCGGCGCCTGGTGGTGGACATCGGCGGCGGCAGCACGGAGGTCATCCTCGGGGAGCGGTTCGAGCCGCAGCTCACCGACAGCCTCTACATGGGGTGCGTGGGCTATACGCAGCGCTTCTTCCCGACAGGGCGCATCGGCCGCGCCGAATTCGCGCAGGCCGAGATCGCCGCCGGACAGGAGCTGCAGCCGATCCAGCGCCCCTACGGAGCCATGGGCTGGCGCACCTGCGTGGGCTCCTCGGGCACCATCGTCACCATCGGCCAGATCCTGCGCGCGACGGGTTGGGCCGAGCGCGACGTCACGCTGAAGGGGCTCCGCAAGCTGAAGAAGGCGCTGCTCGTGGCCGGTCACGTGCGTCGGCTGAAGCTCCCGCTGCTCCACGCGGAGCGGGCCTCGGTTCTGCCGGGAGGACTCGCCATCCTGTGCGCCGTCTTCGACGCGCTCGGAATCGAGGCCATGCGCCCCTCGTCGGGGGCCCTCCGAGAGGGGCTGCTCTACGACCTCCTCGGGCGCATCCGGCACGAGGACATCCGCGACCAGACCGTCCGGCGCTTCTGCGAGCGCTATCAGGTGGACCTGGAGCAGGCGGCCCGCGTGGAGGCCACCGCCCTCGCCTGCCTGGAGCGCGTGGCCCTGCCGTGGAGTCTCTTCGACCCGTCGGCGCGTCGCGCGCTGAGCTGGGCCGCGCGCCTGCACGAGGCGGGGCTCTCGGTGGCCCACGCGGGGTACCACAAGCACGGGGCCTACCTGATCAGCAACGCCGACCTCCCGGGCTTCTCCCGCGACGGGCAGGCCCTCCTCTCGGCCCTGGTCCGCGGGCACCGGCGGAAGTTGCCCCGGCCGCTTACGCCCGGGGCGTCTCCGGAGCTCGCACGTCAGACGCTCCGCCTCTGCGTCCTCCTGCGACTGGCCGTCCTCCTGCATCGCGACCGCGGCCCCCGCCCCGCGCCGCAGCTCACCCTCGTACCGAAGAAGGAGAGCCTGACGGTCGTCTTCCCGCCGGGCTGGCTCGAGGAGCACCCGCTGACCCGGGCCGACCTCGAGGAGGAAACGGCCCGCCTGCGCGTGGTCGGCTTCAAGCTGAGCTGGACCTGA
- a CDS encoding peptide chain release factor-like protein, whose product MTGPTKSDYLCLGDAELLAQCEVDRYRGSGPGGQKRNKTESAVRLRHLPTGLQVVATESRSQHENRRRGLRRLRERIALEVRRPLVLQGYAPPPELLALLAASRSSVTRETHLRALQGLLDLFAALNGSVRDTAERLGVSTASLSRLLLADPQVTATVNRLRAELGLHPLR is encoded by the coding sequence GTGACGGGACCGACGAAGAGCGACTACCTCTGCCTCGGGGACGCCGAGCTGCTCGCGCAGTGCGAGGTGGATAGGTACCGCGGCTCCGGACCCGGCGGGCAGAAGCGCAACAAGACCGAGAGCGCCGTCCGGCTCCGCCACCTGCCGACGGGGCTGCAGGTCGTGGCGACCGAGAGTCGCTCGCAGCACGAGAACCGCCGTCGGGGGCTGCGACGCCTGCGCGAGCGCATCGCCCTCGAGGTGCGGCGCCCGCTCGTGCTGCAGGGTTACGCGCCCCCGCCAGAGCTGCTCGCGCTCCTTGCCGCGTCGCGCTCCTCGGTGACCCGCGAGACGCACCTCCGCGCTCTCCAGGGGCTCCTCGACCTCTTCGCGGCCCTGAACGGGTCGGTGCGCGACACGGCCGAGAGGCTCGGGGTCAGCACCGCGAGTCTCTCGCGCCTCCTCCTCGCCGACCCGCAGGTGACCGCCACCGTGAACCGGCTACGCGCCGAGCTGGGGCTGCATCCGCTGCGGTGA
- a CDS encoding DUF885 domain-containing protein — MPRLASRLVAPVLLLSLAAACRPRGRTCALEHPELRRPSAPAVGTPLGRLAQAYWDRLMRAAPERATYLGDRRFDAELPDPSVEARRRLVVDLERLRLGVQALEPGGLSEEERVTRAVLLWSIDGARAEEACRRVLWDLDPLYGPQVWLAELSKHHAIRTSEHAATLLARYRKIPAFLERYRGALAEGLLEGYAVPTLIVDRVLGQLDRLLALPADRSPFVATVVLPASFGKDHAARFRRQLVERVEATVYPALRAHAAFLRREYRPHARSSVGVFALPGGRACYAALARQIAGTTRTPEEIHRIGLDELTRLEGEMRQIARKLAGHEDLPRFMAWLRSRPEMYAKQTSALLARADGIVTRALAALPRAFGRLPRRPVRVRPIEAFRAADAPAAFYYPAPDDGSRPGYFYLNVHDLSARPLYNLEALTYHEAVPGHHLQIALAQEQASLPLFRRHEGQTAFVEGWALYSEVLSDELGLYSSPATRFGYLNYQAWRAARLVVDTGLHALGWSRERALRFMQERTALTPREVENEIDRYINWPGQALAYLLGRLTFQELRSRATRALGPRFRLAAFHDEALRHGAVPLEILSTLIDAWIARAEGRRAPSS; from the coding sequence ATGCCGCGCCTCGCCTCGCGCCTCGTCGCCCCCGTGCTCTTGCTGTCGCTCGCGGCCGCCTGTCGGCCTCGCGGTCGCACCTGCGCGCTCGAGCACCCCGAGCTGCGGCGTCCGTCGGCGCCCGCGGTGGGGACCCCCCTCGGCCGCCTCGCGCAGGCCTACTGGGACCGGCTGATGCGCGCCGCCCCCGAGCGCGCGACTTACCTCGGGGATCGCCGCTTCGACGCCGAGCTGCCCGATCCGTCGGTCGAGGCGCGCCGACGACTCGTGGTCGACCTGGAGCGCCTGCGTCTCGGCGTGCAGGCGCTCGAGCCTGGCGGCCTCTCCGAGGAGGAGCGGGTGACCCGCGCGGTGCTCCTCTGGTCGATCGACGGCGCGCGGGCCGAGGAAGCCTGTCGGCGCGTCCTCTGGGACCTGGACCCGCTCTACGGCCCGCAGGTCTGGCTCGCGGAGCTCAGCAAGCACCACGCGATTCGCACCTCCGAACACGCCGCGACGCTCCTCGCGCGCTACCGGAAGATCCCGGCCTTCCTCGAGCGCTATCGCGGCGCGCTGGCGGAAGGGCTCCTCGAGGGGTACGCCGTTCCCACGCTGATCGTGGACCGCGTGCTCGGCCAGCTCGACCGCCTGCTCGCCCTCCCCGCCGACCGCTCCCCCTTCGTGGCCACGGTGGTCCTGCCGGCGAGCTTTGGCAAAGACCACGCCGCGCGCTTTCGGCGCCAGCTGGTCGAGCGCGTAGAGGCGACCGTGTACCCCGCACTGCGGGCTCACGCGGCCTTTCTTCGGCGCGAGTACCGGCCACACGCGCGCTCCTCGGTGGGGGTCTTTGCGCTCCCCGGCGGCCGGGCCTGCTACGCGGCGCTCGCGCGCCAGATCGCCGGGACCACCAGAACGCCCGAGGAGATCCACCGCATCGGCCTCGACGAGCTCACGCGCCTCGAGGGCGAGATGCGGCAGATCGCGCGAAAGCTCGCGGGCCACGAGGACCTGCCCCGCTTCATGGCCTGGCTGCGGTCGCGCCCGGAGATGTACGCGAAACAGACCTCCGCGCTCCTCGCGCGCGCCGACGGGATCGTGACGCGCGCGCTGGCCGCGCTCCCTCGGGCCTTCGGACGCCTTCCACGCCGGCCCGTGCGGGTGAGGCCCATCGAGGCCTTCCGGGCCGCCGACGCCCCTGCGGCCTTCTACTACCCCGCCCCCGACGACGGGTCGCGCCCCGGCTACTTCTACCTCAACGTCCACGACCTGTCGGCTCGGCCGCTCTACAACCTGGAGGCCCTCACCTACCACGAGGCCGTGCCGGGGCATCACCTGCAGATCGCCCTCGCACAGGAGCAGGCGAGCCTCCCCCTCTTCCGGCGCCACGAGGGACAGACCGCCTTCGTCGAGGGCTGGGCCCTCTACAGCGAGGTGCTCTCCGACGAGCTCGGCCTCTACAGCTCGCCGGCCACGCGCTTCGGCTACCTCAACTACCAGGCGTGGCGCGCGGCCCGGCTGGTGGTGGACACGGGGCTGCACGCGCTCGGCTGGTCGCGGGAGCGGGCGCTGCGCTTCATGCAGGAGCGTACGGCCCTGACGCCGCGCGAGGTGGAGAACGAGATAGACCGCTACATCAACTGGCCCGGCCAGGCGCTCGCGTATCTCCTCGGTCGCCTGACCTTCCAGGAGCTCCGCTCCCGGGCTACGCGCGCGCTCGGGCCCCGTTTTCGTCTGGCCGCATTTCACGACGAGGCGCTGCGCCACGGCGCCGTGCCGCTGGAAATTCTCTCGACCCTGATCGACGCCTGGATCGCCCGCGCCGAGGGGCGTCGGGCGCCGAGCTCGTGA
- a CDS encoding NAD(+) synthase, translating to MPPSLNGFVRACAAVPHCRVVDVAANTEATLALWTRAHEEGAALVAFPELGLTAYTARDLFLDQHLQGAARSALGQLKEAGRRLRPLAIVGLPLRVGSGLYNVAAVLAGGRVLGVVPKAFLPSYREFEEARWFRPGAEVPPGSTVELFGETVPFGTDILFAATDQPDLVLGVELCEDYWVQLPPSMFQVSAGATVVCNLSASNFTIGKADLRRLLARSVSDRGKCAYVYVAAGPGESSTDLAFDADAFICENGRELAASKRFSREDQLVTVDLDLELLVHERVVTTSFGDCARVNARPFRRVPFASAGASLAPLRREVTPHPFLPKDPATLATRCWEIFEIQTNALLTRMQATGMPRLVLGLSGGLDSTQAALVAAGALDLAGRPRDELLCVTMPGLGTSSGTRKNAEELATALGARFFEVGVAEATRLLLEGVGHPAAADASTVEELLAALRRRPELGDVTLENIQARLRTLVLMTMANLHRGIVVGTGDLSEKALGWCTYAGDHIAMYDVNAGVPKTLIQFVVRWVATERLASWSVSDPQALRATLFAILETPISPELLPADAAGQIAQRTEAALGPYELHDFFLYHFVRHGARPARILDLAQVAFAGRYALEEMKSRLALFLQRFFGNQFKRSCATDGPKVGMVALSPRGDWRMPSDAQVRSWLDEVRGYAGA from the coding sequence ATGCCCCCAAGCCTCAACGGATTCGTTCGAGCCTGCGCCGCGGTCCCGCATTGCCGCGTGGTGGACGTGGCGGCCAACACCGAAGCCACGCTCGCGCTCTGGACGCGCGCGCACGAGGAGGGCGCCGCCCTGGTGGCCTTCCCGGAGCTCGGGCTGACGGCCTACACCGCGCGCGATCTCTTCCTCGACCAGCACCTGCAGGGCGCCGCGCGGTCCGCGCTCGGGCAGCTCAAGGAGGCCGGCCGACGGCTGCGGCCCCTCGCCATCGTGGGGCTCCCCCTGCGCGTGGGCTCGGGCCTCTACAACGTGGCGGCCGTGCTCGCCGGCGGTCGAGTGCTCGGCGTGGTGCCGAAGGCCTTCCTCCCCTCGTACCGTGAGTTCGAGGAGGCGCGCTGGTTCCGGCCCGGAGCGGAGGTCCCTCCCGGCTCCACCGTCGAGCTCTTCGGCGAGACGGTCCCCTTCGGCACCGACATCCTCTTCGCCGCGACGGACCAGCCGGACCTGGTGCTGGGCGTGGAGCTCTGCGAGGACTACTGGGTGCAGCTCCCCCCGAGCATGTTCCAGGTCTCCGCCGGCGCCACGGTGGTCTGCAACCTGTCGGCGTCGAACTTCACCATCGGCAAGGCGGACCTGCGGCGGCTCCTCGCGCGCTCCGTCTCCGACCGGGGCAAGTGCGCCTATGTCTACGTGGCGGCGGGGCCGGGCGAGTCCTCCACCGACCTGGCCTTCGACGCGGATGCCTTCATCTGCGAGAACGGGCGCGAGCTGGCGGCCTCGAAGCGCTTCTCGCGCGAGGACCAGCTCGTGACGGTGGACCTGGACCTCGAGCTCCTCGTGCACGAGCGCGTCGTGACCACGAGCTTCGGCGATTGCGCACGGGTCAATGCCCGTCCCTTTCGCCGCGTCCCCTTCGCCTCGGCGGGGGCGTCGCTCGCGCCCCTGCGGCGTGAGGTCACGCCGCACCCGTTTCTGCCGAAGGACCCGGCGACGCTGGCCACGCGCTGCTGGGAGATCTTCGAGATCCAGACCAACGCGCTCCTCACGCGCATGCAGGCCACGGGGATGCCGCGGTTGGTCCTCGGTCTCTCGGGGGGGCTCGATTCGACACAGGCCGCGCTGGTGGCGGCGGGCGCGCTGGATCTCGCCGGACGCCCGCGCGACGAGCTGCTCTGCGTGACGATGCCGGGGCTCGGGACCTCTTCGGGGACCCGCAAGAACGCCGAGGAGCTCGCGACCGCCCTCGGCGCGCGCTTCTTCGAGGTGGGTGTGGCGGAGGCCACGCGGCTGCTCCTCGAGGGGGTCGGGCACCCTGCGGCCGCCGACGCGTCGACCGTGGAGGAGCTCCTCGCGGCGCTCCGCCGCCGCCCCGAGCTCGGCGACGTGACGCTCGAGAACATTCAGGCCCGCCTCCGCACGCTCGTGCTCATGACCATGGCGAACCTCCACCGCGGGATCGTCGTCGGGACCGGCGACCTCTCGGAGAAGGCGCTGGGCTGGTGCACCTACGCCGGGGATCACATCGCGATGTACGACGTGAACGCGGGCGTGCCGAAGACGCTGATTCAGTTCGTGGTGCGGTGGGTCGCGACCGAGCGCCTCGCGAGCTGGAGCGTGAGCGATCCGCAGGCCCTTCGAGCCACGCTCTTCGCGATCCTCGAGACGCCGATCTCCCCCGAGTTGCTCCCCGCGGATGCGGCGGGGCAGATCGCGCAGCGGACCGAGGCGGCCCTCGGGCCCTACGAGCTGCACGACTTCTTCCTCTATCACTTCGTGCGCCACGGGGCGCGCCCGGCCCGCATCCTGGACCTCGCGCAGGTGGCCTTCGCCGGTCGGTACGCCCTCGAGGAGATGAAGTCCCGCCTCGCGCTCTTTCTGCAGCGCTTCTTCGGCAACCAGTTCAAGCGCTCCTGCGCGACCGACGGCCCCAAGGTGGGGATGGTGGCCCTCTCTCCCCGGGGGGACTGGCGCATGCCCTCGGATGCCCAGGTCCGCTCCTGGCTGGACGAGGTGCGGGGCTACGCCGGGGCCTGA